In one window of Phyllopteryx taeniolatus isolate TA_2022b chromosome 23, UOR_Ptae_1.2, whole genome shotgun sequence DNA:
- the muc3a gene encoding mucin-3A encodes MTEETTGVPETTEAENTAMTEETTGVPETTEAASMATPGAGGTTGVPETTEAANTAMTEETTGVPETTEAENTAMTEETTAEETTGVPETTEAASMATPGAGGTTGVPETTEAENTAMTEETTGFPETTEAANTAMTEETTGVPETTDAANTAMTEETTGVPETTEAENTAMTEETTGAPETTEAANTAMTEETTGVPETTEAENTAMTEETTGVPETTEAANTAMTEETTGVPETTEAANTAMTEETTGVPETTEAANTAMTEETTGVPETTEAENTAMTEETTGVPETTEAANTAMTEETTGVPETTEAANTAMTEETTGVPETTEAENTAMTEETTGAPETTEAANTAMTEETTGVPETTEAENTAMTEETTGVPETTEAANTAMTEETTGVPETTEAANTAMTEETTGVPETTEAENTAMTEETTGVPETTEAANTAMTEETTGVPETTEAANTAMTEETTGVPETTEAENTAMTEETTGVPETTEAANTAMTEETTGVPETTDAANTAMTEETTGVPETTEAENTAMTEETTGVPETTEAANTAMTEETTGVPETTEAENTAMTEETTGVPETTEAANTAMTEETTGVPETTEAENTAMTEETTGVPETTEAANTAMTEETTGVPETTEAANTAMTEETTGVPETTDAANTAMTEETTGVPETTEAENTAMTEETTGVPETTEAENTAMTEETTGVPETTEGANTAMTEETTGVPETTEAENTAMTEETTGVPETTEAANTAMTEETTGVPETTDAANTAMTEETTGVPETTEAANTAMTEETTGVPETTKAENTAMPEETTGVPETTEVASMAPTTHVPGATTPASTDQTSPPTIKPIHCQNGGTFTGTICKCTSGFHGDVCQFLEESVALDKIERLVKIGVVIDDDYDPNYDNTSSEEYREFVNEFTEKMKAFYTEKNLENFHTVVVTTVRPVIPQGRVRRSASAAEQHRLDTDATAVHRVTPKPQGIAVSHNVVLLIRNNGDSEKEYQEELKVVTQALHTLASCKTGCVYNVTQTPSVVETTVNLNTLCGSLVKDPDLAVHYKAVTFDHILVCVTRCDSRYGSDWVRCYNDGACKVFKDVGAICNCRALEATWYLGSNCRQPIRRTAFYAGLVVTLVCLLAALAGLTAYVTVNKKEQMRKKDMKTKLVNNWLNDEFEWSRSDKLSTGTFNAGHLNPSFPYQASLRTPPTRQHADYRQSGRSSPAVSMCRLDDASLHRDGLPPEHDQAMRIHRPQIRSSWDA; translated from the exons ATGACCGAGGAGACCACCGGTGTTCCAGAAACCACCGAGGCGGAGAACACGGCAATGACCGAGGAGACCACTGGTGTTCCAGAAACCACCGAGGCGGCGAGCATGGCAACGCCTGGGGCGGGCGGGACCACCGGTGTTCCAGAAACCACCGAGGCAGCGAACACGGCAATGACCGAGGAGACCACCGGTGTTCCAGAAACCACCGAGGCGGAGAACACGGCAATGACCGAGGAGACCACTGCCGAGGAGACCACTGGTGTTCCAGAAACCACCGAGGCGGCGAGCATGGCAACGCCTGGGGCGGGCGGGACCACCGGTGTTCCAGAAACCACCGAGGCAGAGAACACGGCAATGACCGAGGAGACCACCGGTTTTCCAGAAACCACAGAGGCGGCGAACACGGCAATGACCGAGGAGACCACCGGTGTTCCAGAAACCACCGATGCAGCGAACACGGCAATGACCGAGGAGACCACCGGTGTTCCAGAAACCACCGAGGCGGAGAACACGGCAATGACCGAGGAGACCACCGGTGCTCCAGAAACCACAGAGGCGGCGAACACGGCAATGACCGAGGAGACCACCGGTGTTCCAGAAACCACCGAGGCGGAGAACACGGCAATGACCGAGGAGACCACCGGTGTTCCAGAAACCACAGAGGCGGCGAACACGGCAATGACCGAGGAGACCACCGGTGTTCCAGAAACCACAGAGGCGGCGAACACGGCAATGACCGAGGAGACCACCGGTGTTCCAGAAACCACCGAGGCGGCGAACACGGCAATGACCGAGGAGACCACCGGTGTTCCAGAAACCACCGAGGCGGAGAACACGGCAATGACAGAGGAGACCACCGGTGTTCCAGAAACCACCGAGGCGGCGAACACGGCAATGACAGAGGAGACCACCGGTGTTCCAGAAACCACCGAGGCGGCGAACACGGCAATGACCGAGGAGACCACCGGTGTTCCAGAAACCACCGAGGCGGAGAACACGGCAATGACCGAGGAGACCACCGGTGCTCCAGAAACCACCGAGGCGGCGAACACGGCAATGACCGAGGAGACCACCGGTGTTCCAGAAACCACCGAGGCGGAGAACACGGCAATGACCGAGGAGACCACCGGTGTTCCAGAAACCACAGAGGCGGCGAACACGGCAATGACCGAGGAGACCACCGGTGTTCCAGAAACCACCGAGGCGGCGAACACGGCAATGACCGAGGAGACCACCGGTGTTCCAGAAACCACCGAGGCGGAGAACACGGCAATGACAGAGGAGACCACCGGTGTTCCAGAAACCACCGAGGCGGCGAACACGGCAATGACAGAGGAGACCACCGGTGTTCCAGAAACCACCGAGGCGGCGAACACGGCAATGACCGAGGAGACCACCGGTGTTCCAGAAACCACCGAGGCGGAGAACACGGCAATGACCGAGGAGACCACCGGTGTTCCAGAAACCACAGAGGCGGCGAACACGGCAATGACCGAGGAGACCACCGGTGTTCCAGAAACCACCGATGCGGCGAACACGGCAATGACCGAGGAGACCACCGGTGTTCCAGAAACCACCGAGGCGGAGAACACGGCAATGACAGAGGAGACCACCGGTGTTCCAGAAACCACCGAGGCGGCGAACACGGCAATGACCGAGGAGACCACCGGTGTTCCAGAAACCACCGAGGCGGAGAACACGGCAATGACAGAGGAGACCACCGGTGTTCCAGAAACCACCGAGGCGGCGAACACGGCAATGACCGAGGAGACCACCGGTGTTCCAGAAACCACCGAGGCGGAGAACACGGCAATGACCGAGGAGACCACCGGTGTTCCAGAAACCACAGAGGCGGCGAACACGGCAATGACCGAGGAGACCACCGGTGTTCCAGAAACCACAGAGGCGGCGAACACGGCAATGACCGAGGAGACCACCGGTGTTCCAGAAACCACCGATGCAGCGAACACGGCAATGACCGAGGAGACCACCGGTGTTCCAGAAACCACCGAGGCGGAGAACACGGCAATGACCGAGGAGACCACCGGTGTTCCAGAAACCACCGAGGCGGAGAACACGGCAATGACCGAGGAGACCACCGGTGTTCCAGAAACCACAGAGGGGGCGAACACGGCAATGACCGAGGAGACCACCGGTGTTCCAGAAACCACAGAGGCGGAGAACACTGCAATGACCGAGGAGACCACCGGTGTTCCAGAAACCACAGAGGCGGCGAACACGGCAATGACCGAGGAGACCACCGGTGTTCCAGAAACCACCGATGCAGCTAACACGGCAATGACCGAGGAGACCACCGGTGTTCCAGAAACCACCGAGGCGGCGAACACGGCAATGACCGAGGAGACCACCGGTGTTCCAGAAACCACCAAGGCGGAGAACACAGCAATGCCCGAGGAGACCACCGGTGTTCCAGAAACCACTGAGGTGGCGAGCATGGCACCGACCACTCATGTTCCAGGAGCCACCACCCCAGCGAGTACAG ATCAGACATCTCCACCAACAATTAAGCCTATTCATTGCCAAAACGGAGGAACGTTCACTGGAACCATTTGCAAATGTACCAGTGGGTTCCATGGAGATGTTTGTCAGTTCCTGGAGGAAAGCGTGGCGCTCG ATAAAATTGAGCGGTTGGTGAAAATTGGAGTGGTGATCGACGACGACTACGACCCCAATTACGACAACACCAGCTCAGAGGAATACAGAGAGTTCGTGAACGAATTCACTGAGAAG ATGAAGGCCTTTTACACAGAGAAGAATCTCGAAAACTTTCACACAGTGGTGGTAACGACTGTTAG GCCAGTTATTCCGCAAGGTCGGGTGAGACGTTCGGCCTCGGCAGCAGAGCAG CACAGATTAGATACTGACGCCACAGCTGTCCACAGAGTCACGCCAAAACCACAAGG TATCGCCGTCAGCCACAATGTGGTTTTACTGATCCGAAACAACGGCGACTCTGAGAAAGAATATCAGGAAGAGTTGAAAGTTGTCACTCAGGCACTTCATACACTTGCTAGCTGCAAAACAG GCTGTGTCTACAACGTGACACAGACACCGTCTGTGGTTGAGACTACCGTGAATTTGAACA CCCTTTGCGGGTCACTGGTGAAGGATCCCGACCTGGCTGTGCACTACAAGGCTGTGACCTTCGACCATATCCTGGTGTGCGTCACACGATGCGACTCTCGCTACGGCTCCGACTGGGTCAGGTGCTACAACGATGGCGCGTGCAAAGTTTTCAAGGATGTCGGCGCCATTTGCAA CTGTAGAGCTTTGGAAGCCACTTGGTATTTGGGCAGTAACTGCAGGCAGCCCATCCGGCGCACGGCCTTCTACGCCGGTTTGGTGGTCACTCTGGTTTGCCTCCTGGCTGCGCTGGCAGGCTTGACCGCATATGTCACCGTCAACAAGAAAGAGCAAATGAG